In Vagococcus hydrophili, one DNA window encodes the following:
- the rpoB gene encoding DNA-directed RNA polymerase subunit beta — protein sequence MVGHVVKYGKHRERRSYSRISEVLELPNLIEIQTDSYKWFLDEGLREMFEDIMPIADFSDKLSLEFVDYEMKTPKYTVEEARAHDANFSAPIHVTLRLDNQVTGEIKSQEVFFGDFPLMTEMGTFIINGAERVVVSQLVRSPGVYFNGKTEKNGQQGFGTTVIPNRGAWLELETDAKNLSYARIDRTRKIPFTVVVRALGFGSDSTIMEIFGESESLQATIEKDIHKNSGDSRTEEALKDVYERLRPGEPKTAESSRNLLNARFFDPKRYDLAAVGRYKVNKKLNLKTRLLNQTLGETLVDPETGEIIVEKGTVISRQVMDTLEEHLDAGINSVTYYPSEDGVVTEPMTIQVIKVLSPKDPERIVNVIGNTNLGDKVKTVRPADIISTMSYFLNLQEGIGQVDDIDHLGNRRIRSVGELLQNQFRIGLSRMERVVRERMSIQDTETLTPQQLINIRPVVASMKEFFGSSQLSQFMDQTNPLSELTHKRRLSALGPGGLTRDRAGYEVRDVHYSHYGRMCPIETPEGPNIGLINSLSSYAKVNKYGFIETPYRRVNRATGVVSTQIDYLTADEEDHYMVAQANSPLNEDGSFAEELVMARIQSENLEVNVDKVDYMDVSPKQVVAVATSCIPFLENDDSNRALMGANMQRQAVPLIQPRSPIVGTGMEYKAAHDSGAALLCKHDGVVEYVDAREIRVRRSNGALDKYTVIKFHRSNAGTSYNQRSIVKLGEIVEAGDTLADGSSMEEGEMALGQNVLVAFMTWEGYNYEDAIIMSRRLVKDDVYTSIHIEEYESEARDTKLGPEEITRELPNVGDDALKDLDEMGIIRIGAEVQDGDLLVGKVTPKGVTELSAEERLLHAIFGEKAREVRDTSLRVPHGGGGIVHDVKIFTREAGDELSPGVNMLVRVYIVQKRKIHEGDKMAGRHGNKGVVSRIMPEEDMPFLPDGTPVDIMLNPLGVPSRMNIGQVLELHLGMAARSLGIHVATPVFDGADEEDVWSTVAEANLARDAKTVLYDGRTGEPFDNRISVGVMYMLKLAHMVDDKLHARSIGPYSLVTQQPLGGKAQFGGQRFGEMEVWALEAYGAAYTLQEILTYKSDDVVGRVKTYESIVKGEPIQKPGVPESFRVLVKELQALGLDMRVLDAEDEEIELRDMDDEDDDLITVDALAKYAKEQAEKQAAEQSLKDAQEGKE from the coding sequence TTGGTTGGACACGTAGTCAAATACGGAAAACACCGAGAAAGACGCAGTTATTCAAGAATTAGTGAAGTATTGGAACTGCCAAACTTAATTGAAATTCAAACAGATTCTTACAAATGGTTCTTAGATGAAGGTTTAAGAGAAATGTTTGAAGATATTATGCCAATTGCAGATTTTAGCGATAAATTATCATTAGAATTTGTAGATTATGAAATGAAAACACCAAAATACACAGTTGAGGAAGCTCGTGCACATGATGCCAACTTCTCAGCACCAATCCACGTTACCCTAAGATTAGATAATCAAGTAACTGGTGAAATTAAATCTCAAGAAGTCTTCTTTGGTGATTTTCCATTAATGACTGAAATGGGAACATTTATCATTAATGGAGCAGAAAGAGTTGTCGTATCTCAGTTAGTTCGTTCTCCTGGAGTTTACTTTAATGGAAAAACAGAAAAGAATGGCCAACAAGGATTTGGTACAACAGTTATCCCTAACCGTGGAGCTTGGTTAGAGTTAGAAACAGATGCTAAAAACTTATCATACGCTCGTATTGACCGTACAAGAAAAATTCCATTTACAGTGGTTGTTCGTGCCTTAGGTTTTGGTTCAGATTCAACCATCATGGAAATTTTTGGTGAGAGTGAAAGTTTACAAGCTACTATAGAAAAAGACATTCATAAAAACTCAGGAGATTCTCGTACAGAGGAAGCTCTTAAAGATGTTTATGAAAGACTACGTCCAGGTGAGCCTAAGACAGCCGAAAGTTCAAGAAACTTATTAAATGCTCGTTTCTTCGATCCAAAACGTTATGACTTAGCAGCTGTTGGTCGTTACAAAGTCAACAAAAAATTAAACTTGAAAACACGTTTATTAAACCAAACATTAGGTGAAACATTAGTTGATCCTGAAACAGGTGAAATTATCGTTGAAAAAGGCACAGTTATCTCACGTCAAGTGATGGACACATTAGAAGAGCATTTAGATGCTGGAATCAATAGTGTGACTTATTACCCAAGTGAAGATGGTGTTGTGACTGAACCAATGACAATCCAAGTCATTAAAGTTCTTTCACCAAAAGATCCAGAGCGTATTGTTAACGTGATTGGTAATACTAACTTAGGCGATAAAGTGAAAACAGTTCGCCCAGCAGATATCATCTCAACAATGAGCTACTTCTTGAACTTACAAGAAGGCATTGGACAAGTTGACGATATTGACCATTTAGGTAATCGTCGTATCCGTTCAGTTGGTGAATTATTACAAAACCAATTCCGTATTGGTTTATCACGTATGGAACGTGTGGTTCGTGAAAGAATGTCAATCCAAGACACTGAAACATTAACACCACAACAATTGATTAATATCAGACCTGTTGTTGCGTCAATGAAAGAATTCTTTGGTTCTTCTCAGTTATCACAATTCATGGATCAAACCAATCCACTAAGTGAGTTAACTCATAAACGTCGTCTATCAGCCTTAGGACCTGGTGGTTTAACACGTGACCGTGCCGGATATGAAGTACGTGACGTGCATTATTCCCATTATGGTCGTATGTGTCCGATTGAAACGCCTGAGGGACCAAATATCGGGTTAATCAACAGTTTATCAAGTTACGCTAAAGTAAATAAATATGGTTTCATTGAAACACCATATCGTCGTGTGAACCGTGCTACAGGAGTGGTATCAACACAAATTGATTACTTAACTGCTGACGAGGAAGATCATTATATGGTAGCCCAAGCAAACTCTCCGTTAAATGAAGATGGTTCATTTGCAGAAGAATTAGTTATGGCTCGTATTCAAAGTGAAAACTTAGAAGTTAATGTAGACAAAGTTGACTACATGGACGTTTCTCCAAAACAAGTAGTTGCTGTTGCCACATCATGTATTCCTTTCTTGGAAAACGATGATTCCAACCGTGCACTTATGGGAGCGAACATGCAACGTCAGGCTGTTCCATTAATCCAACCACGTTCTCCAATCGTTGGTACTGGTATGGAATACAAAGCCGCTCATGACTCTGGTGCTGCTCTTTTATGTAAACATGATGGTGTCGTTGAATATGTAGACGCAAGAGAAATCCGCGTTCGTCGTAGCAATGGTGCTTTAGATAAATATACAGTCATTAAATTCCACCGTTCAAATGCTGGAACGAGTTATAATCAACGTTCAATCGTTAAATTAGGTGAAATCGTTGAAGCTGGTGACACATTAGCAGATGGTTCTTCTATGGAAGAAGGAGAAATGGCTTTAGGACAAAACGTTTTAGTAGCATTCATGACGTGGGAAGGTTACAACTACGAGGATGCGATTATCATGAGTCGTCGTTTGGTTAAAGATGATGTTTATACTTCTATCCATATTGAAGAATATGAATCAGAAGCACGTGATACTAAATTAGGACCTGAAGAAATTACTCGTGAATTACCAAACGTCGGGGACGACGCACTAAAAGATTTAGATGAAATGGGTATTATCCGTATTGGGGCTGAAGTTCAAGACGGTGACTTATTAGTTGGTAAAGTAACGCCTAAAGGGGTAACTGAGTTATCTGCTGAGGAACGTTTACTACACGCTATCTTTGGTGAAAAAGCTCGTGAAGTTCGTGATACATCACTACGTGTTCCTCACGGTGGTGGCGGTATTGTTCATGATGTGAAGATCTTTACTCGTGAAGCAGGAGACGAATTATCTCCTGGTGTTAATATGTTAGTTCGTGTTTATATCGTTCAAAAACGTAAAATTCATGAAGGTGACAAGATGGCCGGTCGTCATGGTAATAAAGGGGTAGTATCTCGTATTATGCCAGAAGAAGATATGCCGTTCTTACCTGATGGAACACCAGTTGATATCATGTTAAACCCTCTTGGGGTACCTTCTCGTATGAACATTGGGCAAGTACTTGAGTTACACTTAGGTATGGCTGCTCGTTCATTAGGTATTCATGTTGCAACACCAGTATTTGATGGGGCAGATGAGGAAGATGTATGGTCAACTGTTGCTGAAGCGAACTTAGCGCGTGATGCAAAAACAGTTCTTTATGACGGTCGTACAGGTGAGCCATTTGATAACCGTATCTCAGTTGGTGTGATGTACATGCTTAAATTAGCCCACATGGTTGACGATAAATTACATGCTAGATCAATTGGACCATACTCATTAGTAACGCAACAACCACTTGGAGGTAAAGCTCAATTTGGTGGACAACGTTTTGGAGAGATGGAAGTATGGGCACTTGAAGCTTATGGTGCTGCTTATACATTACAAGAAATCTTAACTTACAAATCAGATGATGTTGTCGGTCGTGTGAAAACTTACGAATCAATCGTTAAGGGTGAACCAATTCAAAAACCAGGTGTACCTGAATCATTCCGCGTACTTGTTAAAGAATTACAAGCTCTTGGTTTAGACATGCGCGTACTTGACGCTGAAGACGAAGAAATTGAATTACGTGACATGGATGATGAAGACGATGACTTAATTACAGTAGATGCTTTAGCTAAATACGCTAAAGAGCAAGCTGAAAAACAAGCAGCAGAGCAATCATTAAAAGATGCACAAGAAGGCAAGGAATAG
- the rpoC gene encoding DNA-directed RNA polymerase subunit beta', which produces MIDVNKFESMQIGLASSEKIRSWSYGEVKKPETINYRTLKPERDGLFCERIFGPTKDWECACGKYKRIRYKGIVCDRCGVEVTRSKVRRERMAHIELAAPVTHIWYFKGIPSRMGLVLDMSPRALEEIIYFASYVVTDAGDTSLEVKQLLTEREYREKRQQYGQGFQAGMGAEAIKRLLENVDPEKEVVELKEELKTAQGQKRTRAIRRLDILEAFRTSGNDPSWMVMDVVPIIPPDIRPMVQLEGGRFATSDLNDLYRRVINRNNRLKRLLDLNAPGIIVQNEKRMLQEAVDALIDNGRRGRPVTGPGNRPLKSLSHMLKGKQGRFRQNLLGKRVDYSGRSVIVVGPFLKMYQCGLPKEMAIELFKPFVMHELVKREIASNIKNAKRQIERQEDAVWDVLEDVIREHPVLLNRAPTLHRLGIQAFEPVLVEGRAIRLHPLVCEAYNADFDGDQMAVHVPLSEEAQAEARLLMLAAQNILNPKDGKPVVTPSQDMVLGNYYLTMEEPGHIGEGMIFRNLDEVVIAWRNGYVHLHSRIGLQTSSMPEKPFTEWQRDRILITTAGKVIFNEIMPPEFPYLNEPTDYNLTVQTPDKYFVEAGTNIPEHIKAQEKIGPFKKKNLGNIIAEVFKRFKITETSKMLDRMKDLGYKHSTYAGMTVGIADIVVLHEKQGMIEEAHKQVDAVTKQFRRGLITDDERYERVIAIWNATKDAIQVKLMESLDDRNPIFMMSDSGARGNISNFTQLAGMRGLMAAPNGRIMELPIVSNFREGLTVLEMFISTHGARKGMTDTALKTADSGYLTRRLVDVAQDVIIRETDCGTDRGLDIKAVKEGNEVIETLEERMLGRYTRKSVKHPETGATIIGAGDIITEDISKEIIEAGIEEISIRSVFTCNTKHGVCKHCYGRNLATGSEVEVGEAVGTIAAQSIGEPGTQLTMRTFHTGGVAGDDITQGLPRIQEIFEARNPKGVAIVSEVAGEVIEISEDATDRTKEVIVKGITDTRTYSVPYTSRMKVAEGDIIERGTPLTEGSIEPKHLLTITDVLTVENYLLKEVQKVYRMQGVEIGDKHIEVMVRQMLRKVRIMDPGDSDILPGTLIDINEFKERNYNTLVAGGTPATGRPVLLGITKASLETNSFLSAASFQETTRVLTDAAIRGKKDHLLGLKENVIIGKIIPAGTGMPKYRNMEPKEVGVASENVYSISDIEAQMAAADALKSQD; this is translated from the coding sequence TTGATCGATGTAAATAAATTCGAAAGTATGCAAATCGGCTTAGCTTCTTCTGAAAAAATAAGAAGCTGGTCATACGGTGAAGTAAAAAAACCAGAAACAATCAATTACCGTACTTTAAAACCAGAACGTGACGGTCTTTTCTGTGAACGCATTTTCGGTCCTACAAAGGACTGGGAGTGTGCTTGTGGAAAATACAAACGTATCCGTTATAAGGGTATTGTCTGTGACCGCTGTGGGGTTGAGGTAACTCGCTCTAAAGTTCGTCGTGAGCGTATGGCTCATATCGAACTTGCAGCGCCAGTTACACATATCTGGTACTTCAAAGGTATTCCAAGTCGTATGGGTCTTGTATTAGATATGAGCCCACGTGCTTTAGAAGAAATTATCTACTTTGCGTCTTACGTAGTAACAGATGCAGGAGATACGTCATTAGAAGTAAAACAATTATTAACAGAGCGTGAATACCGTGAAAAACGTCAACAATATGGACAAGGTTTCCAAGCAGGAATGGGTGCTGAAGCCATTAAACGCTTGTTAGAAAATGTTGATCCAGAAAAAGAAGTTGTTGAGTTAAAAGAAGAGTTGAAAACAGCTCAAGGTCAAAAAAGAACACGTGCGATTCGTCGTCTAGATATTTTAGAAGCTTTCAGAACTTCTGGAAATGATCCTAGTTGGATGGTTATGGACGTTGTGCCAATCATCCCGCCAGATATCCGTCCAATGGTTCAATTAGAAGGTGGCCGTTTTGCAACAAGTGATTTGAACGATTTATATCGTCGTGTGATTAACCGTAATAACCGTTTGAAACGTTTATTAGACTTAAACGCACCAGGAATTATCGTTCAAAATGAGAAACGTATGTTACAAGAAGCTGTGGATGCTTTGATTGATAATGGTCGTCGTGGCCGTCCAGTAACTGGACCAGGTAACCGCCCACTTAAATCTTTATCACACATGCTTAAAGGTAAACAAGGTCGTTTCCGTCAAAACTTACTTGGAAAACGTGTTGACTATTCTGGTCGTTCGGTAATCGTTGTTGGGCCATTCCTAAAAATGTACCAATGTGGTTTACCAAAAGAAATGGCGATTGAATTATTTAAACCATTCGTTATGCACGAATTAGTTAAACGTGAAATCGCAAGTAACATTAAAAATGCTAAACGCCAAATTGAGCGTCAAGAAGATGCTGTTTGGGATGTATTGGAAGATGTTATTCGTGAACATCCAGTTTTACTTAACCGAGCACCTACGTTACATAGACTTGGTATCCAAGCGTTTGAGCCTGTTTTAGTTGAAGGTCGCGCGATTCGTCTTCACCCATTAGTATGTGAGGCTTACAATGCCGATTTCGATGGGGATCAAATGGCGGTTCACGTTCCTTTAAGTGAAGAAGCACAAGCAGAAGCTCGTTTACTTATGTTAGCGGCTCAAAATATCCTTAACCCTAAAGATGGAAAACCAGTTGTTACACCATCTCAAGATATGGTTCTTGGTAACTACTATTTAACAATGGAAGAGCCAGGACATATTGGTGAAGGAATGATCTTTAGAAACTTAGATGAAGTTGTTATCGCATGGAGAAATGGCTACGTCCACTTACATTCTCGTATTGGTTTACAAACAAGCTCAATGCCTGAAAAACCATTCACTGAATGGCAACGTGATCGTATCTTAATTACAACTGCTGGTAAAGTTATCTTTAATGAAATTATGCCACCAGAATTCCCATACTTAAATGAACCAACTGATTATAACTTAACAGTTCAAACTCCTGATAAATACTTTGTAGAAGCTGGAACAAATATTCCAGAACACATCAAAGCTCAAGAGAAAATTGGACCATTTAAGAAGAAAAACTTAGGTAATATCATTGCTGAAGTCTTTAAACGCTTCAAGATTACTGAAACTTCTAAAATGTTAGATAGAATGAAAGATTTAGGTTACAAGCACTCAACATATGCTGGTATGACTGTAGGGATTGCAGATATTGTAGTCTTACATGAAAAACAAGGTATGATTGAAGAAGCCCACAAACAAGTGGATGCTGTAACAAAACAATTCCGTCGTGGTTTAATCACTGATGATGAACGTTACGAAAGAGTCATTGCTATTTGGAACGCAACGAAAGATGCTATCCAAGTTAAGTTAATGGAAAGTTTAGACGATCGTAACCCAATCTTCATGATGAGTGACTCTGGTGCCCGTGGTAATATTTCCAACTTTACTCAGCTTGCTGGTATGCGTGGACTTATGGCTGCACCGAATGGTCGAATCATGGAATTACCTATCGTATCTAACTTCCGTGAAGGATTAACGGTCTTAGAAATGTTTATCTCTACCCATGGTGCTCGTAAAGGTATGACGGATACGGCCCTTAAAACAGCCGATTCAGGTTACTTAACTCGTCGTTTAGTTGACGTGGCCCAAGATGTTATTATTCGTGAAACAGATTGTGGAACTGACCGTGGTTTAGATATTAAAGCAGTTAAAGAAGGTAATGAAGTTATTGAGACACTAGAAGAGCGTATGTTAGGACGTTACACTCGTAAATCAGTGAAACATCCAGAAACAGGCGCAACTATTATTGGTGCAGGTGACATTATTACTGAAGATATCAGTAAAGAAATTATTGAAGCGGGTATTGAAGAAATTTCAATCCGTTCAGTCTTTACATGTAATACAAAACATGGTGTATGTAAACACTGTTATGGCCGTAACTTGGCAACAGGTTCTGAAGTTGAAGTTGGGGAAGCAGTTGGTACAATTGCCGCTCAATCAATCGGTGAGCCTGGTACTCAGTTAACAATGCGTACTTTCCATACGGGTGGGGTTGCCGGAGATGATATTACTCAAGGTTTACCTCGTATCCAAGAGATCTTTGAAGCACGTAATCCTAAAGGGGTTGCCATTGTTTCTGAAGTTGCTGGAGAAGTTATTGAAATTTCTGAAGACGCAACGGATCGTACGAAAGAAGTTATTGTTAAAGGTATAACAGATACAAGAACATACAGCGTTCCTTATACATCTCGTATGAAAGTTGCTGAAGGTGACATTATCGAGCGTGGAACACCATTAACAGAAGGTTCAATTGAACCAAAACACTTATTAACAATTACTGATGTGTTAACTGTGGAAAACTACCTACTTAAAGAAGTACAAAAAGTGTACCGTATGCAAGGGGTAGAAATCGGCGATAAACATATCGAGGTAATGGTTCGTCAAATGTTACGTAAAGTTCGTATCATGGATCCAGGTGATTCTGATATCTTACCAGGTACATTGATTGATATTAATGAGTTTAAAGAACGTAACTACAATACTTTAGTAGCCGGTGGCACACCAGCAACTGGTCGTCCAGTGTTATTAGGTATTACAAAAGCGTCTCTTGAAACAAACAGTTTCTTATCAGCGGCTTCATTCCAGGAAACAACACGTGTGTTAACGGATGCAGCAATTCGCGGTAAGAAAGACCACTTACTTGGACTTAAAGAAAATGTTATCATCGGTAAGATTATTCCTGCCGGTACTGGTATGCCAAAATACCGTAACATGGAACCAAAAGAAGTGGGCGTTGCTAGCGAAAATGTTTACAGTATCAGTGACATTGAAGCACAAATGGCAGCAGCAGATGCATTAAAATCACAAGACTAA
- a CDS encoding prepilin peptidase, giving the protein MIFYFFYGIILGSFLGVLAKRIPIHKNFVSTRSECDHCQATLSPIDLVPFYRLVFHKNNCRHCKQKIPLYHSLFELLTGSSVILFELTIGIHIDTLYLLILWITGLTLSLTDYLYLLVEPNILYSGSLTALLFFYFNHAFSVHSLSTPLIILSFFYLLTLLLPNSIGGGDIKLLVIWGIFFPLVVCLKIILIASLSGIIFILLYQILFNKKIQRLPFVPFLTFGLIIITLFLK; this is encoded by the coding sequence ATGATATTTTATTTTTTTTACGGCATTATTCTTGGTTCATTTTTAGGTGTATTAGCAAAAAGAATTCCCATTCATAAAAACTTTGTCTCTACTCGCTCAGAATGTGATCATTGCCAAGCAACACTGAGCCCCATAGATTTAGTTCCCTTTTATCGACTTGTTTTCCACAAGAACAACTGTCGGCATTGCAAACAGAAGATTCCCCTCTATCACAGTTTATTCGAGTTATTAACAGGGAGTTCAGTTATACTGTTTGAATTAACTATCGGGATTCACATAGATACTTTATATCTCTTAATACTGTGGATAACAGGACTAACACTTAGCTTAACTGACTACCTTTATCTACTGGTTGAACCAAACATTCTATATTCGGGCTCATTAACTGCTCTTTTATTCTTTTATTTCAATCACGCTTTTTCTGTCCACAGTTTATCCACACCTTTAATAATTTTAAGTTTCTTTTATTTACTTACTCTATTGTTGCCTAACAGCATTGGTGGCGGTGATATTAAACTCTTAGTTATTTGGGGAATATTCTTCCCACTTGTCGTCTGTTTAAAAATAATTTTAATCGCTTCTTTATCAGGTATTATTTTTATATTACTTTACCAAATACTCTTTAATAAAAAGATTCAAAGATTGCCATTTGTTCCTTTTTTGACATTTGGTTTAATTATCATCACTCTTTTTTTAAAATAA
- a CDS encoding DUF5105 domain-containing protein, whose amino-acid sequence MKKKWLLLIPFLITLLGMTGCGKKGIDGEEASKLFIENFIYEKEADKFTENFVQGDILSKQLSIMTDGFQESFSEVFDPIAGALSTKEKEEISSGLMKEVREKSKYEYTVKEESKNSIKVTYKIKGFDYSDLVETTLNGVSKEIKRSSSQEANEIKRMILVSFSEALNKGKAMEKEAKVSVKFEKEKGKWKLADKQDETLEVLLLAFISGYNDKDDYNKEMTKTVKRSVSQAESTL is encoded by the coding sequence ATGAAAAAGAAATGGTTATTGTTAATTCCTTTTTTGATTACTTTATTAGGTATGACAGGTTGTGGGAAAAAAGGAATCGATGGAGAAGAAGCCTCCAAATTATTTATTGAAAATTTTATTTATGAAAAAGAAGCAGATAAATTTACAGAAAATTTTGTTCAAGGTGATATTTTAAGTAAGCAATTGAGTATTATGACAGATGGTTTTCAAGAGAGTTTTTCAGAAGTGTTTGACCCTATTGCAGGAGCATTATCGACAAAAGAAAAAGAAGAAATTTCTTCTGGGTTGATGAAGGAAGTAAGGGAAAAAAGTAAATATGAATACACCGTTAAAGAAGAATCAAAGAATAGTATCAAAGTTACTTATAAAATTAAGGGATTTGATTATTCTGATTTAGTTGAAACAACGCTAAATGGTGTCTCTAAAGAAATTAAAAGAAGTAGCAGCCAAGAAGCCAATGAAATTAAGCGTATGATTCTAGTCTCTTTTTCGGAAGCCTTAAATAAGGGAAAAGCAATGGAGAAAGAAGCCAAAGTCTCAGTCAAATTTGAAAAAGAAAAGGGCAAATGGAAACTAGCTGATAAGCAGGATGAAACGTTAGAAGTGTTACTGTTAGCGTTTATTTCTGGCTATAATGATAAAGATGATTACAACAAAGAGATGACTAAAACCGTTAAACGTTCCGTCTCTCAAGCTGAAAGTACCCTTTAA
- a CDS encoding Dps family protein: MSNVKTKEVLNQTVADLSQFSAVIHQAHWYMRGTSFLALHPKMDEFMDEVNDYLDVVAERLITIGGSPFSTLKEFSEQTKIKDEIGSYDKTMTERLSIVLEGFHYLRNLCTEGIEVTEAEGDHVSQDIFIDMKGNIEKTIWMLHAELGTAPEL, from the coding sequence ATGAGTAATGTAAAAACAAAAGAAGTACTGAACCAAACTGTTGCAGATTTGAGTCAATTTTCGGCTGTTATCCACCAAGCACATTGGTACATGCGTGGGACATCATTTTTAGCACTACATCCTAAAATGGACGAATTTATGGATGAAGTCAATGACTATCTTGATGTTGTGGCAGAAAGATTAATCACAATTGGTGGTAGCCCATTTTCGACCTTAAAAGAATTTTCTGAACAAACTAAAATCAAAGATGAAATTGGTTCTTATGATAAAACAATGACTGAGCGTTTATCAATTGTTTTAGAAGGGTTCCATTACTTAAGAAACCTTTGTACAGAGGGAATTGAAGTAACAGAAGCTGAAGGTGATCATGTGTCTCAAGATATCTTTATTGATATGAAAGGCAATATTGAGAAAACAATTTGGATGCTTCATGCTGAATTAGGAACTGCCCCTGAATTATAA